The genomic interval GAGGCGTCCTCGATGACCTGCGGCGTGAACACCGACGCCGACGTGAACGAGTCGAGGTTCAGGTGCGCGACGACCTCGCCGCCCAGCATGACCGGCACGCACAGGTTCGCGCGCAACTGCTCACGCCTGCCCAGCCGCTCGAAGGTGCTGGCGTGACCCATGGCCATGCCGCCATTCGCGGCGTCCCACACGGGTTGAATCTCTGCGGCACGCAGGACGCGCGGGCGGCCGGACAGCCACGCCTGCGAGCCACGCCCGTACCACGCGACCTGCGACGGTTCGCTCAGGTACGCGCCGCGCAGGCCGTCCGGGTAGCCGTCCACGGCGCACACCCGGAAGCGTTTGCCCTCGCGGATGTTCAGGCTGGCGGCGTCCACGCCCTCCACGGTCGTGACGGCCAGTCGCAGCAGTTCCTGCCAGTCGGTGTCGGTCAGGGCGCGCCGTTCCGAGAGCAGCCGCATGGTGGTCCGCTGCGCCTGCCACAGCGAGTAGCGGGGGCGGATCTCGGCGTCGGTTTCCGGCGTCTCGGTGGCGGGGCGGCCCTGCTGGAACGTGCCGACCACCACGCGGTTGCGGCCGTTCGTCTTGGCGAGGTACAGCGCCTCGTCGGCGCGGTGCATCAGTTCACCGGACGATTCGTGCAGCAGCCGCGTGACCAGCCCGGCCGAGAGCGTCAGGCCCGACCAGGGCAGCTCGCCGGGTTCCGCGAGGCGGGCCTGCACGCGCTCCACCAGCGCCCGCGCCTGCGTCTCGCCGCCCACGTTCAGCAGCAGCGCGAACTCCTCGCCGCTCAGGCGGTACGCGGCGTCCGGCGCGACGTCACGCATGACCTGCCCGATGTACCGCAGCGCCCGGTCCCCGGCGGCCATGCCGTGCCGTTCGTTCAACGACCGGAACTCGTCCACGTCCAGCAGCACCAGTTGCGCGCCCACGTCCAGCCGCGCCAGATCCTGATCGAAACGGTAACGGTTGCCCAGGCGGGTCAGGTCGTCGGTGTTCACCTGCCGCCGCAGTTCCGCCTGCGCGCGCAGCAGGCCCAGTCGGGTGTGCAGCAGCAGTTGCACCAGCCACGACGCCCCCGTGTGCAGCGCCAGCATCAGCAGGTACGTGGGCAGCGCCGACAGGCCCGGCGGTAACGGAATGAAGAACAGCGGCAACCCCACCCCCAGGTACGGCAGCGGCAGGTGCCACGGCCGGGGCTGGTACAGCGGCGCGCGCAGATTCCGGCGCAGCAGCGCCGACAGGCCCAGCACACTCAGGGTGTTCAGCAGGTTCACCACGCCGCCCACATCGGATTCCAGCAGACGCAACACCACCACCGGCAACGCCACCAGCGCCCCGCCGCCCAGCCCGTAGCGCAGGGTCAGCATGGCGATCGGCACGTACCGCAGGTCGATTTTCAGCGGCCCGAACGACTCGGTGTTCAGGACCAGCAGCACCGACGCCGCCGCCGCCACCGCCAGCCGCAACGCGTGATCCGCCACTCGGTCCCGCGCGGGCCACTCCCGGTAGGTCAGGCTGAACAGGAACGCGCAGGTCAGCAGCAGGCACAGATTCAGCAACACGGCACGTTCCCCCCACCTGCCACAGTACCGGCCCCCGACTTACATCCTTCTTGCGGCCCGCACCACTGGGGCTTCATGAGACGCGGCCCACATCCCACACGGCACAGACCGCGCCGGGACTTGACGTCAACCGGCGCGGTCAGGAGGAAGCGTGCCTCAGCGGGAACGCAGGGTGCCCTGCACGGCGCTCATGAACTCCGCGCGGGTACGCGGGTCGCTCTTGAACAGGCCGCGCATGGCGCTGGTGCTGGTGCTGCTGTTCTGCTTCTGCACGCCACGCATCGCCATGCACAGGTGCACGCCTTCCATAACGACTGCCACGCCCTTGGGCGCCAGCAGTTCCTGCACGGCGTCCGCCACCTGCGTCGTGATGCGCTCCTGCACCTGCAGGCGGCGCGAGTACAGGTCCACGATCCGCGCGAACTTACTCAGGCCCAGAATCTGCCCGTCCGGAATGTACGCGATGTGCGCCCGGCCGTAGAAGGGCAGCATGTGGTGCTCGCACATGGAGTAGAACTCGATGTCCTTCACGATCACCATCTCGCTACCGTCGGCGGCGAACACGGCGTCACCCACCGCCTCGTGCAGCGTCTTCTGGTACCCGGCGGTCAGGAACCCCCAGGCTTTCGCCACGCGGTGCGGCGTTTTCAGCAGGCCCTCACGGTCAGGGTCCTCCCCGATGGCGCTCAGCCAGTCGTGGGTCAGGGCGCTCAGGCCCGGCACTTCCTGCTTCTCATCAGCGGCGCTGATCACTGTTTCTACGGTCAAGGGCGTTGCTCCTTCTCACGCGCTTCCCGCTCCGGGGGCGTGAACATGAATGCCGCGAGTGTAGGCCGGGGCCCCTCGCGGCAACTGTCAAAAAAGATTCAGGAACCCCTCACGGCCAGCGCGGTCATGGGGGAACCCCCACCCGGCGTCCGGGTTACTTCCAGCTGACCTCGCCGTACGTCTGCTCGCGCGCGGGGCCGGCCGAGAAGATCACCACGGGGCAGTTCACGGTCTCCTCGATCAGGTCCAGGTACGCCTGCGCCTCTCTGGCCAGGGTCGCGCGGCTGTCGGCGCCCTCGGTGGTCGCCCAGCCCTTCATGCGTTTCATGACCGGCTGGCCGTCCGCGTCGTAACCCACGCAGACCGGCACCTCGTCCAGGCCCGCCAGGACGTCCATCTTGTTGATGACCAGCCCGTCCAGGCCGTTCACGTCCACCGCGTACTTCAGCAGGTGCAGGTCCAGCCAGCCGACCCGGCGGGCGCGGCCGGTCGTCGTGCCGTACTCGTCCCAGGGTTTGCTGCCGTCGCCGCGCAGACGCAGGATGCCCGCCTCGTCATGCACCTCGGTCAGGAACGGCCCGTGCCCGACGCGGGTGTTGAAGGCCTTCGCCACGCCGTACACCTTGTGAATGGCCTTGTGGTTCACGCCCGCCCCCACCAGAATGCCGCCCACCGTGGGGTGGCTGCTGGTCACGAACGGGTACGTGCCGTAGTTCAGGTCCAGCAGGGTCGCCTGCGCGCCCTCGAACAGCACGTTGCGGCCGTCACGGATCGCGGCGCGCAGCTGCTCGCCTGTGTCCTGAATGAACGGCGCGAGCGCCTCGCGGGTCGGGGCGAGGGACTCCATCGCCACGTCCACGCCCGTCCAGCCTGCGTCGCGGGTGCTGTTCGGCTTGGCTTCCAGCAGCCGCTCGATCCGCTCGCGCAGCACGCCGTCGTCCAGCAGATCACCGAAGCGGATGCCCACGCGGCGCGCCCGGTCCGCGTACGCCGGGCCGATCCCGCGCCCCGTGGTGCCCACGAAGTCCTTCCGGCCATCCACGAACTTGTGGTGCGGCAGCACCAGGTGCGCCCGGTCACTGATCCGCAGGTCCGGGTTCAGGCCACCCGCGATCAGGTTGCGGCGTTCCTCCATGAACTTGTCCGCGTCGATGACCATCCCGTCACCCAGCACGCTGACCGTCCCGTCATGCAGCACGCCGCTGGGCAGCAGGTTCAACTTGAACGTCTGCCCCTTCGCCGTGACCGTATGCCCGGCGTTCGCGCCGCCCTGATACCGCACCACGAACTCGGCTTCCGGCGCCAGGAAATCCGTGATCTTCCCCTTGCCTTCATCGCCCCACTGAGCGCCAACAATCGCAATTCCAGGCATTCAAGCCCTCCACGCCACGCGCACAGACTTGC from Deinococcus seoulensis carries:
- a CDS encoding HD domain-containing phosphohydrolase — protein: MLLNLCLLLTCAFLFSLTYREWPARDRVADHALRLAVAAAASVLLVLNTESFGPLKIDLRYVPIAMLTLRYGLGGGALVALPVVVLRLLESDVGGVVNLLNTLSVLGLSALLRRNLRAPLYQPRPWHLPLPYLGVGLPLFFIPLPPGLSALPTYLLMLALHTGASWLVQLLLHTRLGLLRAQAELRRQVNTDDLTRLGNRYRFDQDLARLDVGAQLVLLDVDEFRSLNERHGMAAGDRALRYIGQVMRDVAPDAAYRLSGEEFALLLNVGGETQARALVERVQARLAEPGELPWSGLTLSAGLVTRLLHESSGELMHRADEALYLAKTNGRNRVVVGTFQQGRPATETPETDAEIRPRYSLWQAQRTTMRLLSERRALTDTDWQELLRLAVTTVEGVDAASLNIREGKRFRVCAVDGYPDGLRGAYLSEPSQVAWYGRGSQAWLSGRPRVLRAAEIQPVWDAANGGMAMGHASTFERLGRREQLRANLCVPVMLGGEVVAHLNLDSFTSASVFTPQVIEDASTFAQQVAALLQLQERWRELDQLALLHGDLSRSLTDEEIASHLTDTAHDLMRTSYSILLRYDPATDMLVSAARAGINADWDRLPVDLRRGEGVSWRALQGAQIIRVADLMDVPEAYRPPHLDDSRRALMAVPLLSRRQEPLGVLCLLRPLHWPFQASDEALASMLASVGTRVMERSAHLNDLRATLEASLNTLGVALEARDFETQGHTARVQDLALRMAEALNLPDEERTALRHGAALHDIGKLCIPDAVLLKPGRLSADERAVVEQHAPLGAQLVARIPFLHPQAHQVVRHHHERWDGAGYPDRLAGEQIPLLARIFALCDVYDALTSARPYKDAMPPEQATVILRDGAGTQFDPTLTDVFVRVLGCPDAPAQSPVTGANP
- the folE gene encoding GTP cyclohydrolase I FolE, with amino-acid sequence MTVETVISAADEKQEVPGLSALTHDWLSAIGEDPDREGLLKTPHRVAKAWGFLTAGYQKTLHEAVGDAVFAADGSEMVIVKDIEFYSMCEHHMLPFYGRAHIAYIPDGQILGLSKFARIVDLYSRRLQVQERITTQVADAVQELLAPKGVAVVMEGVHLCMAMRGVQKQNSSTSTSAMRGLFKSDPRTRAEFMSAVQGTLRSR
- a CDS encoding adenylosuccinate synthase, translated to MPGIAIVGAQWGDEGKGKITDFLAPEAEFVVRYQGGANAGHTVTAKGQTFKLNLLPSGVLHDGTVSVLGDGMVIDADKFMEERRNLIAGGLNPDLRISDRAHLVLPHHKFVDGRKDFVGTTGRGIGPAYADRARRVGIRFGDLLDDGVLRERIERLLEAKPNSTRDAGWTGVDVAMESLAPTREALAPFIQDTGEQLRAAIRDGRNVLFEGAQATLLDLNYGTYPFVTSSHPTVGGILVGAGVNHKAIHKVYGVAKAFNTRVGHGPFLTEVHDEAGILRLRGDGSKPWDEYGTTTGRARRVGWLDLHLLKYAVDVNGLDGLVINKMDVLAGLDEVPVCVGYDADGQPVMKRMKGWATTEGADSRATLAREAQAYLDLIEETVNCPVVIFSAGPAREQTYGEVSWK